From Patescibacteria group bacterium, a single genomic window includes:
- the mgtA gene encoding magnesium-translocating P-type ATPase: MEKVIKTDKLLGLTSVEAERRLGEFGENAINGKKKIGPFVVFLKKFNSPLLIILIVVSIISFFLGQRTNAIIIIFMVFLSAILDFANSYRSEKAVEKLVQKVLTTVTAIRDGKKVEVSFKNIVPGDIICLTAGDVTPADSVVLEAKDFFINQSALTGESFPVEKFVTESFDYDKINFTPENKNIIFMGTNTVTGYGTVEVLRTGHNTEYGKIIKQLSDRSDDTEFEKGIRQFSYFVMKVNFVLVGLVLIINTLMGRGIFNSFLFAIAIAIGLTPELLPVILSVSLSRGSIKMAKKHVIVKNLSAIQDFGSMNILCTDKTGTLTQNKITLVKHVDFHGNESDAVYLYSYINSSLHTGVVNPMDNAIAEYKKLDISRFKKIDEVPFDFTRRRDSIVVDDAGKKILITKGAPESIFQVCKSCHDEKGSFAFKSDTVKTLSDQYEALSNDGFRVLALAIKELDRDDIIYNVADEQNMIFMGFMAFLDPPKEGVIHAIGQLEDSGIEIKILTGDSELLTQKICRDINLQVKGTLIGSQIAGMSDGQLRAVVKQTTIFGRITPEQKERIISSLRKSGNAVGYLGDGINDAPALKAADVGISVNNAVEVAKDTADIILMDKKLEVLHDGVIEGRKTFQNTLKYVTMGLSSNFGNMFSMMGASAFLPFLPMLPKQILLNNFIYDMSQISLPTDNVDAEDVKKPPRWNIKLLRKYILIFGPISSIFDFATFGILYFGFSLTEHQFQTGWFLESLATQILVIYLIRTKKTPFFKSKPSKILIINTLLLLTVAWIIPFSPIGKFFDFVPISFPIFTSIFAILLGYLLVVETAKRFLYKKIAAKLI, translated from the coding sequence ATGGAAAAAGTTATAAAAACTGATAAATTATTAGGGTTAACCTCAGTTGAGGCGGAGAGAAGATTAGGGGAATTTGGAGAAAATGCCATCAACGGGAAAAAGAAAATTGGTCCCTTTGTGGTTTTTTTAAAAAAATTCAACAGCCCGTTATTAATAATTCTAATTGTTGTTTCGATAATTTCTTTTTTCCTTGGACAGAGAACCAATGCCATAATCATCATCTTTATGGTTTTTCTATCTGCTATACTTGATTTTGCCAATTCCTATCGATCGGAAAAAGCAGTAGAAAAGCTAGTACAAAAAGTATTGACTACAGTTACCGCTATTCGTGACGGAAAAAAAGTTGAAGTATCTTTTAAAAATATCGTTCCCGGAGACATAATCTGTCTAACTGCCGGTGATGTAACTCCGGCTGACTCAGTCGTCCTGGAAGCTAAAGATTTTTTCATCAATCAATCGGCACTAACAGGGGAGTCATTTCCTGTAGAAAAGTTTGTAACCGAAAGTTTTGACTATGACAAAATCAATTTTACTCCAGAAAATAAAAATATAATTTTCATGGGTACCAATACCGTAACCGGTTATGGTACGGTAGAAGTATTGCGAACAGGTCACAATACCGAGTACGGAAAAATCATCAAACAATTGAGCGATAGGTCCGACGACACGGAGTTTGAAAAGGGGATCCGGCAATTCAGCTATTTTGTAATGAAGGTGAATTTTGTATTAGTCGGTTTGGTGCTGATTATTAATACACTGATGGGACGCGGAATTTTTAACTCATTCCTTTTTGCTATTGCTATTGCCATCGGGCTCACGCCGGAATTATTGCCGGTGATTCTTTCGGTATCACTTTCCCGCGGGTCGATAAAAATGGCCAAGAAACATGTTATTGTAAAAAACCTTTCTGCAATACAGGATTTTGGCAGTATGAATATTCTATGTACAGACAAAACAGGAACTCTGACCCAGAATAAAATTACACTGGTTAAACATGTGGATTTTCACGGCAATGAGTCCGATGCGGTTTATCTTTATTCGTATATCAACAGCAGTCTGCATACCGGTGTTGTGAACCCGATGGATAATGCTATTGCTGAGTACAAAAAACTGGATATTTCCAGATTTAAAAAAATTGATGAAGTACCATTTGATTTTACGCGCCGCCGGGATTCGATTGTTGTGGATGATGCTGGGAAAAAAATACTGATAACAAAGGGGGCTCCGGAAAGCATTTTTCAAGTATGTAAAAGTTGTCACGATGAAAAAGGTAGCTTTGCTTTTAAAAGTGATACGGTAAAAACACTGTCAGACCAATACGAAGCACTTAGTAATGACGGATTTCGTGTACTCGCCTTGGCGATCAAAGAATTGGACCGTGATGACATAATCTATAATGTTGCTGACGAACAAAATATGATTTTTATGGGTTTTATGGCTTTTCTTGATCCACCAAAGGAAGGTGTAATTCATGCCATTGGGCAACTCGAGGATTCCGGAATTGAAATAAAGATTCTGACCGGGGATAGTGAATTGCTTACTCAGAAAATTTGCCGTGATATAAATCTGCAGGTCAAAGGCACACTGATTGGCAGTCAGATCGCCGGGATGTCCGACGGTCAGTTGCGGGCTGTAGTAAAGCAAACGACAATTTTTGGGCGCATAACTCCGGAGCAGAAAGAGAGGATAATTTCTTCATTAAGAAAATCTGGTAACGCAGTCGGATATTTAGGTGACGGTATTAATGACGCTCCGGCACTGAAGGCGGCGGATGTCGGTATTTCCGTAAATAATGCGGTTGAGGTCGCTAAAGATACGGCTGATATTATTCTGATGGATAAAAAACTGGAAGTGCTTCATGATGGTGTAATTGAAGGGAGAAAAACATTTCAAAATACCTTAAAATATGTGACCATGGGTCTTTCTTCAAATTTTGGTAACATGTTTTCTATGATGGGCGCATCCGCCTTTTTACCTTTTCTGCCGATGCTACCCAAACAGATACTATTGAACAACTTTATCTATGATATGTCGCAGATTTCTTTACCAACAGATAATGTTGATGCTGAGGATGTAAAAAAACCACCACGCTGGAATATCAAACTATTGAGAAAATATATATTAATTTTTGGTCCGATCAGTTCTATTTTTGATTTTGCTACTTTTGGTATTTTATATTTTGGCTTTAGTTTAACTGAGCATCAGTTCCAGACCGGCTGGTTTCTGGAATCATTGGCAACGCAAATTTTGGTGATATATTTAATCCGGACAAAGAAAACCCCATTTTTCAAAAGCAAGCCATCGAAAATTCTTATTATTAATACGCTTTTGTTACTTACTGTTGCCTGGATTATTCCATTTTCTCCAATTGGCAAATTCTTTGATTTTGTTCCGATCAGTTTCCCAATATTTACATCTATTTTTGCAATTTTGCTTGGCTATCTCTTGGTAGTTGAAACAGCAAAAAGATTTTTATATAAAAAAATAGCAGCTAAGTTGATTTAA